A part of Acaryochloris thomasi RCC1774 genomic DNA contains:
- a CDS encoding S41 family peptidase: MQKLNRMHHIRLIFIALMSAFILLLSGALLPTAGQTQIDTFEQVWETVNDHFFDPNFNGVNWKDIRKKYKSQAKQAQSQSELAPIINQMLSELQTSHTHFYIPDDPKYYQLAGVFLPRSSKLQQKLRPFLADDKPQYSGIGIFTQQQNGNIFISGILDGSPASNVDLRVGDRILSVGGQPFHPIRSFADQVDQPVKILIQRTPTVDSQIEVTVKPKLFDGITMFLDAMDASIQVIEQAGQKIGYVHIWSYAGDQFQEKLEEELFYGRLKNTDAFILDVRDGWGGASPEYLNIYNPRNIPLTGSSRNRPSSTWNSAWSKPVVLLVNEGSRSGKEILAYGFRKHGIGPVVGARTTGAVVAGTLFAMEDGSLLYVAVQDIYLDGDQRLEGVGVAPDIDVPFSVPYAQGTDPQKDRAIEAVLEVVGQSQ, from the coding sequence ATGCAGAAACTTAACCGAATGCATCATATCCGTCTCATCTTTATTGCGTTGATGAGCGCTTTCATATTGCTGCTCTCAGGAGCGCTCTTGCCCACGGCCGGACAAACGCAAATCGATACATTTGAGCAGGTTTGGGAAACCGTCAACGATCATTTTTTTGACCCCAATTTCAACGGCGTCAACTGGAAAGACATCCGCAAAAAGTATAAATCTCAGGCTAAGCAAGCTCAATCTCAGTCTGAGCTGGCACCGATCATTAATCAAATGCTCTCTGAGCTACAAACTTCGCATACCCATTTCTATATCCCCGATGATCCAAAGTATTACCAACTCGCAGGCGTTTTTCTGCCGAGGAGCTCTAAATTGCAGCAGAAGCTACGACCTTTTCTAGCGGATGACAAACCTCAATACAGCGGTATTGGAATCTTTACTCAACAGCAGAACGGTAATATCTTCATCAGTGGAATTCTTGATGGCAGCCCTGCCTCGAACGTAGATCTACGGGTGGGCGATCGCATCCTCAGTGTGGGGGGACAGCCTTTCCATCCCATTCGGTCTTTTGCGGATCAGGTCGATCAACCCGTCAAAATTTTGATTCAGCGGACCCCGACAGTCGATAGCCAAATAGAAGTTACCGTTAAGCCCAAGCTGTTTGACGGTATCACTATGTTTTTGGACGCTATGGACGCCAGCATTCAAGTCATTGAGCAAGCAGGACAGAAAATTGGCTATGTCCATATCTGGTCTTATGCGGGTGATCAATTTCAGGAAAAGTTAGAAGAAGAGTTATTCTATGGTCGCTTGAAAAATACAGATGCCTTTATTCTGGATGTCAGAGATGGATGGGGAGGTGCTTCGCCTGAGTATCTCAATATCTACAATCCTCGCAACATCCCACTGACTGGCTCTAGCCGTAACCGCCCTTCTTCAACCTGGAATTCGGCTTGGAGTAAACCCGTGGTGCTGCTGGTCAATGAAGGGAGTCGCAGCGGCAAGGAAATTCTTGCCTATGGGTTTCGCAAGCATGGGATCGGACCTGTGGTCGGCGCTCGAACAACCGGCGCAGTTGTTGCCGGAACTCTGTTTGCAATGGAGGACGGGAGTCTCTTATACGTGGCGGTTCAAGATATCTATCTTGATGGAGATCAGCGTCTTGAGGGGGTTGGCGTTGCTCCCGATATCGACGTTCCGTTTTCGGTGCCCTATGCCCAAGGTACAGATCCTCAGAAAGACCGAGCGATTGAGGCTGTGCTGGAAGTGGTCGGCCAAAGTCAGTAG